In Lolium rigidum isolate FL_2022 chromosome 7, APGP_CSIRO_Lrig_0.1, whole genome shotgun sequence, the DNA window GTAAAATTCATTCATCCGAGCTGTGTAGGGTTGGTTGTGGCTAGTGGCATGGCCATGATTTGGCTCACGGGTCACTAACCTGAGATGGGAACACTGGTTAATGGTGACGGTATATTATGGAGTATGCTGATACATTGGTCAAATTACATAGAAAAACCTGCTAAAATCATTAGAGTTACCAAATTATTTCGTTCTCCGGAGATTGGTTGACAAAATATTGGGTTGCAACTCCAAGAGGCTCGCTAACAGAATTTTTTGTTGATAACATTAGCCTTACTACTGAATTTTGCAAGCCTACACAATGACAATTCTGGCATAACCTTAATCCCATTAAATTTTTCCATAACATATCTATTCAGGAAGCCCCTAAGTGCTGTTCTACACTATTTAAAATTGTGTGTACTCTTTATTGATGTGAAACTCTGAGGAGCAGTACTTCTTGGAGCTTAATTTTATTTTGAGATTATAGTGCTGGATGTCAGGATTTAAGCCTCCATCATCAAGTGAAGACAACATTAAGTCCAGTTTCCGTTACGTTGCAGATGCAGTGTTTTCAGAAAGTAATCTTTAGTTGGGTCTATTGCCTAGCATCTAACTCCATCAATATATTATATGCTGGAAATATCTAGCAAAACCCCGTGATTGTGTGTTTAAACTTCTTTAGTTTGGCACTTGTGTATTTTTGGCGCGTGTCCTGAATCAACAATAGTGCTGATTTTAACTGTTTTACACTTTACGCAGTTGGTCCAGGTGGAAGTCCAGATGAAAACGGTGAAACTACTTTAGATGCTCTTATCATGAATGGGGTAAAAGCTGCTTTACATACTCAGGCTACAGTACAGATGCCGTTTTATGTTGCAGCATTCGTGGTGGATGTAATAGTGTTTTCTTTTGCTTAAGGAAACTGGCAGATAACGATGGAAATTGGAGCTGTGGCGGCCATGAGATATGTGAAAGATGGAATTAAGGCTGCAAAGTTGGTCATGGAGCACACCGGCCATACTCTTCTTGTTGGAGAGAAGGCAACCGCCTTTGCAATTTCAATGGGTCTTGCAGGACCAACTAACCTCAGCTCACCGGACTCAATGGAGAAATGGTCAAATTGGAGACAAAACCATTGCCAGCCTAACTTTTGGAAAAATGTTGATCCTGCTAGCAACTGTGGTCCATACCATCCTATAAATATACCACCATTTGGGTCTATGGACCCTGTTAAAAATGCTGTGGTGGAGACTcaagggcccacctgtcagggatgGTTCGAAAGTAATAATTTGCTGGAACCGACAAACTCCCATTTCAAGTCTGTTATTAATCGCCACAACCATGATACAATCTCTATGGCTGTGATTGACAAGGTACCTAGCTCATCTAAAATTAAACTGCCCTTTCCATCAATGTGAAACTCAGATGTGTTTCTTTGTTAAGATGGGTCATGTAGCAGCTGGCACATCAACCAATGGTGCTACGTTCAAAATTCCTGGAAGGTGAGCATCTTGTCTTGCTATTGGTAGATTTGACATTAAAGTTTCGTTTGACACCTCTTTTTACAGAaatatatattatttgcattcaTTGCATCTGCAGCTATATGAACGAGCTAGTGCATTATTTAGTTGGTCCCTTGTATATTCAAACTTCTGTCATGTGGATAATGAATTAATGATATCCATAATAATACTTGCAATTCTGAGTCTTCTTGTAGTGTCGAACTATCGATGTTGTACATTggtaatctggtatattttcaaaGTCACTAGTGAGTGGTGACTGTTGATGATGTTAATTTCTGTATGGCAGAAGAAATCTAACAACATTGATGGTGCATATTAAAAAGTTATGTCAACATATTAATGATGGGATTGATATGTAGATTTATACTCCATCTGTTCCATATCAGTTGTCGtagattcggatgtatctatacacatatttgtgtatagatacatcctgtgtatagatacatccgaatctaCGAcaaatatggaacggagggagtaatatttatCCTGAATGGATTATCGCAAGACATACTTATAGTTGTACTTTTAGTTTGTTCACTTGTATTTTACATACAAATAATAATACTACTTGAAGGCTGGAGCTGCCTTTTGATATGCATGTCATCATTCTCAAATACACTAAACAGCTATTTACCTCCTTATAGTTGTGTAGAGTATTGAGTTACTAATCATTTGATTCCAGGGTAGGTGATGGACCAATACCAGGTTCTTCTGCATATGCTGATGATGAAGTTGGGGCTTGTGGAGCTACCGGTGATGGTGATATTATGATGCGCTTCCTTCCATGGTAATTGAGAAGGACTTCTTTCAAGATTTATTACCCTTTTATCCAAAGAACGATATATTTTCTTGTTGTGATCACTGGCTCAGTTAAGATCTCATTAGTCACTACTCACTACTAAGCTGCAATTATCCTGAAAAGGGGAGATACGATAGGATGCCATCTTTTGATATTCATGCATCTTTACCCCTATGTGGTGTTATTTGAAAGTTGTATCATGAGATATGGTGATATTCAACCATGTCCATATTTTTCCAATCATGATTTAAGACGACTACTTCCATATGAATTTAAGCTTATGTTAACTTTGTTATTAGTAGCCCAAGTTAAGCAATGGTCCAATGGACTGCAATGTTTGTTGCAGTTATCAAGTAGTAGAGAGCATGCGGCGAGGGATGGAGCCTCGAGATGCTGCCATAGATGCTATATCAAGAATTTCTCGGAAGTACCCCGATTTTGTTGGTGCTGTATTTGCGATTAACAAGAAAGGAGTGCATGCCGGGGCGTGCCATGGATGGACGTTTCAGTATTCTGTCAGGAATTCCAGCATGCCAGATGTGGAGGTCTTCACAGTAGCACCTTGACATAGGCAGATCTGTAGTACAAAGAGCTGCGTCAACAAGAAGGCATACTCATCGTGTTAAGTTGTATTCAATCACTCCCATGGTAATGCAAGAAATCGTTTGGGGATCGTTCCCCTGTCATCTATTGGACTGCAATTTTATATTGAAACTGCAATGAAATATAGTGGTAGTAGATTCAGTGAATGCGCTGTAGTCTTCTCGAAATAAATTTGCAATTGAATTAGTCAACTTGTGTACTGCAACTACCAGTTTAATGCATTAAGATGTAGATGGGTGTACTTCCAAGTCATTTTTGGAGTATTTTGTGGAATAAGTCATCTTCAGAGCTGGGAAGGCATCTAATATGTCACCTATATGTTTCGTCAGCGAGAGCTTAGAGCTTACACCTTCGTTGCTGTTTTTGCATTTGGTTATTTCGCAAGTTTGATTCCTGGTCGGTGTGAGTTTGTTGCCGTATAGAGTTGACACCCATTGCCTTTGCTCTGTGAATGTATGTGTTGTCTTGTTGTTTATTTTCATCAATCATTGTGCCTTCATATCTCAAGCAACAACGCAGGCTTGGCCTTATCGTCGGCAGGAAAAACAGTGGTGGATCCAACCCAATTTGTTAGTGCAGGGCAGGCCTAAATTGGGTTGAGCCTTTTCTTATTTCCCTATTTTTCTAGCTGATATATTGGTTGGACCCACCCTTCCACCAACATGGCTCTGCCACTTCAAAAATATTCGTTGGCTATACTGTTGGTGCCAATGGTTGCGTGCCGCCTGTTTTTTCCCTTGAATACCttccttctttttttttgcgagaaatccaccattttattaataatcatcaacactagtacaaataacccaaaaagtaaagaaaattataaattggtactcggaccacctagcgacgactacaaacactagcatgAGCCGAAGACGCcgttgtcctcgcccctccatcgctgAAGtcgggcaaagcttgtcgtagtagagcttgttgtagtagacagacggaaagttgtcgtgctaaggtcccaaaggaaccagcgcaccagagcagcaacaatcgccaatgatgacaaccgtaggtTGGAAGATACTATCATGAAACCACATCAataaacacgaaaaccgaccggatcccaggagatcTGACGGGCGCACAACTCCACGTGCCCTCCATtaacgctagatgcaccaccggagcgaggatagggcggggaaTACCTCCTTTCCCAGTATTGTTTGCATGAAGAATGTGTATGCTGACTAACTGTTTTTGTAAGTAAATTTAGAAATATAGCGTGAGTCCATTGTTAATAATTCGTCCTGAACTCCCGAAGGGCCATCAGGGCACTAAAGATTATTCTTCTAAACTGAACAGTTACAAAATTGCACTGTTCTTGATAGCTTATCCGATGAGAGGTCCCCATCGAAGTTATGGGTCTCATGTATCAGCCGGCCAGATGAACACAATGAACGAAAAATATCGTGTGTCCTGCCGATCAAAATGTTGGTGGATAGTAGAAGTCCATTTCTAAGTCcatctctaagagcatctctaccagCGGCTCTAAATAGGTGCTGCAGTGCTGTTCCTTCCATTTGGGGAGGTTTACCCCATACCGGCGCACTCAAAATGGTGGCTCCAATAgaaattttttataaaaaaaagaaattaaaacttACAAATAGCAATAAAAAATTGAATAAAGTTATTTTTGACTCAGTGAAGTCGCTATTGAGGTCCAACACGAAGCTGCGATGTCGTGGCACCGACACTAGCAAGAACGTGGAAATAGTATCGGCAGTCACGTCGCTCTCTCCGAACTCGGGGGAGTACCGGGCACGTCTCTCCATCTGCGACAAGCGCACCCGTGACAACAATGACAACTCCGTGAAGAATGTCGACAACGAGCGGGGAGGGGGCATTCCTGAGCTCGGTAATGGCGTAGTACCCGCTCCCGGCTTCGGACTGCGTTGCACCGAGGCTGAGACATACCTGCACCACTGTTGCGACCAGGCTCGCCTGGCCATCATCGCGACTTTTACGGTCCGCCGTCAAGATTGTGCAGCGGGCGCGCTTGGCCATCTACTCCTCCTCCGGCATGATCAACGACTTCTCCTTCAACGTGACTTTGCGTGGCTTTGTCGGCCCCTTCGCGGGCGCCTTCTTGTTTGGAGGCATGCCTAAATCGGTGGCTGCGAGGATATGTGTCGAGCTGGAGCGGTGGACGGGAGCTAGAGTGGCGGGCAGGAGAAACGAAGTGGCGAGCGGGAGGAGGAATTGGGAAATAGTTGTATGATTTTAAGGCTAGTGGCTACCCGGTGGGGCCCGCAGGCAAAACCCGACGTGTCACAAAGCGTGGACGTGTCCGATTCACGCCCCATCCCGCCCCGCTTCGTAGTCAAAATTAGTTAGGTTAGTTTAAATCTTTAAACAGATTACTCTAGATTAAACTACATAGTGCATTCGCGGCCTTAAGAGGAATGCCGCTTGCAATCCCTAAGTCGACATGCAAGTAAGCTCCATGGAGAATAAGAGCATCCACAACCAGGttctgaaagtgcatggaacccccatgtgtggttttgataattgatgacaatccctattgactaatgtttgcattgagttatatttgtagaagttgtccatagacaatgcggaaccatatgttggcttcaaggttgcaataagaattaACGAAGATCAAGTgataagtatgtcttgaagaagaagattggTTGAGCTAtcatgtgtatcttcaagacaGAACATAATGAAGAAAGAACAAAggaggtgcaagttcaagatgagccacctcgaagagatcatatgcttgaagcttgccatgcatatggtgatcatggatatgtgaagattcaCCAAATAAAAAGCtctccatagtggagtatgggggaacaatccgcaagacttcatacgggcaagcacaatcaagaaaggcgttccatcttgttgcagttaagatcgacatcatcgagctcaagtgaaatgcgcaaggttaaggtttgcttttaTAGGGgggtctttcttaccggtctcgtggtttagttgggacACCGTTTTATaggttagttgtcgtactatcaagagggctctcgagtgactaACTCGAtcatatcgttcggagagagctcaaacatttgcatccttactcatctttcttgttagttatttggatcttatccatgtgataattTATAGTTTGCGGTTATTTCCATGGGAAGCTCTAGTTCACCGAAAACGGATtctgcatgaatcacttgttgtgttttcgatattggagtttttcttggtttctcgtattgagaggtttcactctaaaatccaTAGAAAATATACCCCACTTATTATTAAGTTTTTCAACCTTTGTAGGGGTATCTCTTGTCatcctctttacaacaaaattggtttcacctaaatccgagtttcctaactcaagttttttgcattttccatattggtggATTTACCGGTTTCCTTTTTATAGATATGTAAAaattattcatttgtttctaCCCTCCGTTGAtgtactatgatgtttctatgaatATTGTTTTAGAGCTCATTATTTTGATTTCAATgatcccaagatcatcgaaatcgaggtccggatgcaaaagttcttaagaTTTTCGTATCGGGGTGTTTCAGTATTCCCTGGGTGATGCTGTCGCCCAAACAGGGTAGCACTGTCAACCAGAGAGGGGCAGCACTACCGCCGAGAGAGGACATAAATCTGGGCCCctttaaataggccttcttcctcctctcattttgtttcttcttcctcccttttgCTCTGCTCCATTGCCAATATTTGAGagcttcctctccctctaatccctccatgagtcttgctcatatttgaggaaaagggagaggagatctagatctacaatcccaccAATCAAATTCCCCTCTTTTTGTGGGAATCCTTAGATCTAGTTCTTGGAATAGGATTTTGGTGTTCCTCGTCCTATTTGTTTTCCTCTCTCATTTCCCCAATAGATTttttagctttgttggaatttgagagagaaagacttgagcatcttagtggtgttcttgccattgcatttggtgcatcggtttgagtactCCACGGTGATCCATGGGAGTGAAAGTGAGAAGGTTGTTACTACTGGGTTCTTGGAACcatagacggcttagtggtcttagTGGTGTTATTgaggcctccaattaagttgtggagattcctcaagctttgtgaggcctttgtggcgaattTCTTGGGAGTCTGCAACTAAGTTGTGGAGATTATCccaaactttgtgcgggctcagtgACCACCCACAAggctccatagtggatcgagaacttcccttttggtgggaaggcttgaggagaatacggtgaggaCTTCATGGCATTTGGAGTGATTTGTCCTCCACGCCGCTCCAACGAATAGTTGCAAtctcaagagtgtgaacttcaggatacatcgtcgtctccgcgtcaactcggttatttctatacccgagctctttacttatgcactttactttgtgatagccttcgtgattGAAGTCATATATATTTCTATCACatatagcataagttgttggtgcacataggtgaaccctagttatataggttttgtgcttgacaaattaaacgctagttttattccacatTTGTTAAGCTCATATCATAAAAGTTTtttaaccgcctattcaccctctCTAGGTGGTATCCATGTCCTTTCAGttccctgatacgtccattttgcatcactattttatatcataattcgctgttattcattgatatatttcgtatttggagatgatacttatgttatttcatctattttgcatgtttcatgattattggaggatcgcgcaccggagtcaggattctgctggaaaaagcgccgtcagaatgcaatatttcggaagatcaacaattgacggaaattatatgaaaaatcctatttttccgaagacgaagggagccggaaggggagccgaggagggccgccatgggcccacctcataggccggcgcgggccaaggcctggccgcgccgccttgtgaggagggggcccacaaccccctctggcctcctctccttcgcgtacatcttcatcccgaaaacctaagctccagaggatagtcgcgaatcgtcacagccgcctctgcggggcggaaaacaccagagagaaaagagctctccggcaggctgaaatccgccggggaaattccctcccggaggtggaaatcgatgccatcgtcatcgtcatcgagctggacatcatctccatcatcatcatcatcatcaccgccatctccaccgctgcacctcgttaccgctgtaacaattagggtttgatcttgattgtttgataggggaaactctcccggtgttgatttctacttgttattgatgctattgagtgaaaccattgaaccaaggtttatgttcagattgttattcaccatcatatcacctctgatcatgttccatatgatgtctcgtgagtagttcgtttagttcttgaggacatgggtgaagtctaaatgttagtagtgaattatgttggttagtattcaatgttatgatatttaagttgtggtgttattctcctagtggtgtcgtgtgaacgtcgactacatgatacttcaccatttatgggcctaggggatacatcttgtattcggttgctaattgcggggttgccggagtgacagacaacctgaaccccgttagtatatcgatgcagggagggatagcaggatctcgagtttaaggctgtggttagatttatcttaattactttcttgtatttgcggatgcttgcaaggggtataatcacaagtatgtattagtcctaggaagggcggtgcattagcataggttcacccacacaacacttatcaaaacaatgaagattaatcagctatatgaagcgaaagcactagactaaattcccgtgtgtcctcaagaacgtttggtcattataagtaaacaaaccggcttgtcctttgtgctaaaaaggattgggccactcgctgcaattatttatctcgcattttacttactcgtactttatttatccgctatatcaaaaccccctgaatacttgtctgtgagcatttacagtgaatccttcatcgaaactgcttgtcaacaccttctgctccacgttgggttcgacactcttatttatcgaaagtactacgatacaccccctatacttgtgggtcatcattcccCAAACAGTGTCCGACGCAAGCGTTGGATATACCATTTGAGGCTCGCCTGATTGGGTTGCTGTTTTTGGTGAACGGCTCTGCCCACCGGCATtccccaaacgttcttgaggattgggccatgatgtctacgggtgcttctattcttgtagacagtgttgggcctcgaagagcagaggtttgtagaacagcagcaagtttcccttaagtggatcacccaaggtttatcgaactcagggaggaagaggtcaaagatatccctctcatgcaaccacgcaaccataaagcaagaagtctcttgtgtccccaacacacctaataggtgcactagttcggcgaagagatagtgaaatacaagtggtatgaatgaatatgagcagtagtaacggtgccggaaaagtgcttgcatggcgtgcggttgatggtagtaatattgcgaggaagtaaacaagcgataaaacgataaacaagcgagcgatagcgatatttaggaacaaggcctagggatcatactttcactagtggacactctcaacattgatcacataacagaataaataaatagatgctagactcaacaccctcttgttggatgatgaacaccactaactgtgtaggattacacgaaccctcaatgccggagttaacaagctccacaatattcgatgttcatatttaaataaccttagagtgcatgacagatcaacacaactaaaccaagtactaacatagcatgcacactgtcaccttcacgctacgaaaggaggcatagatcacatcaatactatcatagcaatagttaacttcataatctacaagagatcacaatcatagcctacgccaagtactacacgatgcacacactcgtcaccattacaccgtgcgggaggaataaactactttaataacatcactagagtagcacacggataaattgtgatacaaaacacattgcaatcataaagggatataaataagcacttcactatgccattcataacgagtgaataagtattacgtgaaatatagcctaagagacccacacggtgcacaccactgtcacctttacacacgtgggacaaggagtctccggagatcacataagtaaaatccacttgactagcataatgacatctagattacaagcatcatcatataaatctcaatcatgtaaggcagctcatgagattattgtattgaagcacataggagagagatgaaccacatagctaccggtacagccccgagcctcgatggagaactactccctcctcatgggagacagcagcgttgatgaagatggcggtggtgtcgatggagaagccttccgggggcacttccccgtcccggtggcgtgccggaacagagactcatgtcccccagatcttggcttcgcgatggccgcggctctggaaggttttcactggtttcgtcgaacgtggtagggttttcgcgacggagactttaagtaggcggaagggcaaggtcggtggagtcacgagggacccacacaacgggcggcgtgggccctagctcggccgcgccgccttagtgtggcgccacctcgtggccccacttcgtatctcctccggtcttccggaagcttcgtgcgaaaataggaccccgggcgttgatttcgtccaattccgagaatatttccttactaggatttctgaaaccaaaaacagcggaaaacgagaaccggcacttcggcatctcgtcaataggttagttccgaaaacgcataataatgacataaagtatgcataaaacatgtagatatcatcaataatgtggcatggaacataagaaattatcgatacgtcggagacgtatcaggcatccccaagcttagttctgctcgtcccgagcaggtaagcgataacaaagataatttctggagtgacatgccatcataaccttgatcatactattgtaagcatatgtaatgaatgcagcgatcaaaacaatggtaatgacatgagtaaacaaatgaatcataaagcaaagacttttcatgaatagtacttcaagacaagcatcaataagtcttgcataagagttaactcataaagcaataaatcaaagtaaaggtattgaagcaacacaaaggaagattaagtttcagcggttgctttcaacttataacatgtatatctcatggatagtgtcaatgtaaagtaatNNNNNNNNNNNNNNNNNNNNNNNNNNNNNNNNNNNNNNNNNNNNNNNNNNNNNNNNNNNNNNNNNNNNNNNNNNNNNNNNNNNNNNNNNNNNNNNNNNNNctatatcaaaacccccgaatacttgtctcgtgagcatttacagtgaatccttcatcgaaactgcttgtcaacaccttctgctccacgttgggttcgacactcttatttatcgaaagtactacgatacacccctatacttgtgggtcatcattcccCAAACAGCGTCCGACACAAGCGTTGGATATACCATTTGAGGCTCGCCTGATTGGGTTGCTGTTTTTGGTGAACGGCTCTGCCCACCGGCATTCCCCAAACAAAGGATTGGAAACTTAATTTTCATTCAAGTTTTTTTTATATattacaagtttgaatgaaagtaactaaatataaaatatatttacCCTGCTTGCCGTCAGTTGTCACTACTCGATGTCTAGAGGAGGGCGGGATAGCCCTGCTTCGGCGTTGTTCTTCGCTCGCTTCCTCCTCTCATCGTCGTGCTTCTTCGGCCTCGTCATTTGCCCCGCTGCGATGAACTCCCGCTAGTGCTGGTTCTGGATCGCCGTCGGTGAGGCTTCCTCGCAAGTGCGGCACTGCTCCATCACCCACTGTAGCTTGCTAgcaaactccttgttcatgtcgaCTAGCACAACATTGCGGCGGAGCTCCTCGACGAGGGTGCAGGCGTTTTGAGCCGATGCCTCTCTCAGCCTCCATGAAGAGGCAGGTAGACTCCTCCATCTGCAGGCGCTCGCGGGAGATCTCCATGCCGCGTTGGAGAAGAAACTCATTCCCCTCGTCCAGATTGCGGGCGGTGATCCTCTGGTCGTGCGCCCAACGACGGGACTCGAGGATTGCCGCATGCTCTGGATCGCCATGCTGCTCCTCATcatactcatcctcctcctcggtggtggCCTGGTGATCCACATCGGCTAGGATCTGCTAGTCGAAGTCGGTCAGGCAGGGCTCCTCGTCCTGCGAAGGCTCCAGCTGCGGCGGCGAAGGCGACTGACGGCTGTTGCGGCTTAGCATGGAGTATGTGGTCGCCAGTCGGGGCACC includes these proteins:
- the LOC124674732 gene encoding probable isoaspartyl peptidase/L-asparaginase 3 produces the protein MEIGAVAAMRYVKDGIKAAKLVMEHTGHTLLVGEKATAFAISMGLAGPTNLSSPDSMEKWSNWRQNHCQPNFWKNVDPASNCGPYHPINIPPFGSMDPVKNAVVETQGPTCQGWFESNNLLEPTNSHFKSVINRHNHDTISMAVIDKMGHVAAGTSTNGATFKIPGRVGDGPIPGSSAYADDEVGACGATGDGDIMMRFLPCYQVVESMRRGMEPRDAAIDAISRISRKYPDFVGAVFAINKKGVHAGACHGWTFQYSVRNSSMPDVEVFTVAP